A genomic window from Kiritimatiellia bacterium includes:
- a CDS encoding DUF5989 family protein, which produces MRFLKYLGRLLKEFFGFAWHNKAWWIIPVIIVLLLMAMLIVLGQTTAPFIYTLF; this is translated from the coding sequence ATGCGGTTCTTAAAATACCTGGGACGGCTTTTGAAGGAATTTTTCGGATTTGCGTGGCACAACAAGGCCTGGTGGATCATACCCGTGATCATTGTCCTCCTGCTCATGGCCATGCTGATCGTGTTGGGACAAACCACGGCGCCCTTCATTTACACATTGTTCTAA